One window of the Sparus aurata chromosome 7, fSpaAur1.1, whole genome shotgun sequence genome contains the following:
- the prdm16 gene encoding histone-lysine N-methyltransferase PRDM16 isoform X10, translated as MGCVANSTGTEVLLQQLEALRSAAQLSQLFRLTEKRKIYYKAVRDIDAGEELLVYMKDGIFPEGSMAPNLQDEQMYRCEDCDELFSSTLELRRHQKYSCSSTGSIFDTLREDFKQEREDSDEPVHECKDCEKIFPNEYSLGQHMIVHTEEREYKCDQCPKAFNWKSNLIRHQMSHDSGKRFECENCDKVQHTQHVFTDPSNLQRHIRSQHVGARAHTCPECGKTFATSSGLKQHKHIHSSVKPFICPDGLRLFAPPGEVCHKSYTQFSNLCRHKRMHADCRTQIKCKDCGQLFSTTSSLNKHRRFCEGKNHYGSPAGMFNPGIPMSSSPIMAKAKSHHPHLAGLNQSGLGFTDYFPSQPHPHAGLPFSTGPHGFPSLPHGFPGIFPPSLYPRPPLLPASPLIKSPLGGSSQEVKLPRSPLDAPPMSLVSSTNSNGGNSFSQQEDKEKENKLDLSSSGEAKPKSKMVDMSDGSDLEDINTTSGTDLDTTTGTASGDGSDLESDGDSERERSGKRRKPSGAVLIQESHQLIDSNSALLSAVSSSGNPTVDRPFLSSASSQHSFFPPPDEQALPPTTTNANAASTDSIKAIASIAEKYFGPGLIGLHQEKKMGPLPYHSMFPFQFLPNFHNSLYPFGADRGALNPSMFFKADPKSSREQLHKMVSGATGAPASTAESPFDLTTKSKETKLAPPTPTKPSNTNSSTGSSSGPLAISSGEEQPLDLSIGSRSRGGHNGVVAESQNRKNHIFGLGKMVSVKDESPAGFPHPHSQLLHQSSIAQHQQPQAQPHQPPHLHYAKPSAFFMDPIYSRVEKRKLLDPVGALKEKFLRPSPPLFHPQLPFFCFLPSRCHPPTQMSAMENMTEKLESFGALKLDAPPNSLQQSAHPLFNFRSPPPSLSDAILRKGKERYACRYCGKIFPRSANLTRHLRTHTGEQPYRCKYCDRSFSISSNLQRHVRNIHNKEKPFKCHLCNRCFGQQTNLDRHLKKHEHENIPVSQQSGMLSNLGTTISSPNSEPDNHALLDEKEDSYFSEIRNFISNSEMNQASSSTDKRSEQAEEDRPPSHSLSNSKLGLQGLEEEEEEVEGDDEEEEEGSLTEKSHDEAPESPSPVTTGVYEEDEEEEESAPLAMSYEHTRRCIEEEGSLLDLEGLPSFPKSLEGLRKAASGEQPFDVKDIFNTSLESEALKETLYRQAKTQAYAMMLSLSENNPLHGPSQNSLDAWLSMGGGPSETSSFHPLNHI; from the exons ATGGGTTGCGTCGCCAACTCCACCGGGACTGAAGTGctactgcagcagctggaggctCTCCGCAGCGCCGCGCAACTTTCCCAACTCTTCCGTCTCACGGAGAAAAGAAAG aTTTATTATAAAGCTGTCCGGGACATTGACGCAGGGGAGGAGCTTTTAGTGTATATGAAGGACGGTATTTTCCCCGAGGGATCCATGGCACCCAACCTGCAAG ACGAGCAGATGTACCGATGTGAAGACTGTGATGAGCTGTTCTCCTCGACACTTGAGCTGCGGCGGCACCAGAAGTATTCATGCTCCAGCACCGGCTCCATCTTTGACACACTGAGAGAAGACTTCAAACAGGAACGTGAGGACAGCGATGAGCCCGTCCACGAGTGCAAAGACTGTGAGAAGATCTTCCCAAATGAGTACAG TCTTGGCCAACACATGATAGTccacacagaggagagggagtACAAGTGTGACCAGTGCCCCAAAGCCTTCAACTGGAAGTCCAACCTCATCCGTCACCAGATGTCACATGACAGTGGCAAGCGCTTTGAGTGTGAAAACTGTGATAAGGTACAGCATACCCAGCAC GTGTTCACAGATCCCAGCAACCTTCAGCGTCACATCCGCTCCCAGCACGTGGGGGCTCGTGCTCACACATGTCCTGAGTGTGGTAAGACGTTCGCCACCTCATCAGGCCTCAAGCAGCATAAGCACATCCACAGCAGTGTCAAACCCTTTATCT GCCCTGATGGGCTGCGTCTTTTTGCTCCCCCAGGCGAGGTGTGCCACAAGTCCTACACCCAGTTCTCCAACCTCTGTCGCCACAAGCGTATGCATGCTGACTGCCGCACCCAGATCAAGTGTAAGGACTGTGGGCAGTTGTTCAGCACTACCTCCTCCCTCAACAAGCATCGCCGCTTCTGTGAGGGCAAAAACCATTATGGCTCTCCAGCAGGGATGTTCAACCCTGGCATCCCAATGAGCTCCAGCCCCATAATGGCCAAGGCCAAGTCTCACCATCCCCACCTTGCAGGTCTAAACCAGTCAGGTTTAGGCTTCACTGACTACTTTCCCTCCCAGCCTCATCCTCACGCTGGCTTGCCCTTCTCCACAGGACCCCATGGCTTCCCATCACTCCCACATGGTTTCCCAGGTATCTTTCCACCATCACTGTATCCGCGACCGCCGCTATTGCCGGCAAGTCCGTTGATAAAGAGCCCGCTGGGCGGTAGCAGTCAAGAGGTGAAGCTGCCTCGGAGTCCCCTAGATGCCCCTCCAATGTCCCTAGTTAGCTCTACTAACAGCAATGGAGGTAACAGTTTTAGTCAGcaggaagacaaagaaaaagagaacaaaCTGGATTTGTCTTCTAGTGGAGAAGCCAAGCCAAAATCCAAGATGGTAGACATGTCTGATGGGAGTGACCTTGAAGACATTAATACTACAAGTGGGACAGATTTGGACACCACCACTGGTACTGCTTCAGGTGATGGTTCTGACCTGGAGAGTGATGGAGACAGTGAACGTGAGCGAAGTGGTAAAAGAAGGAAGCCATCTGGAGCCGTATTAATTCAAGAAAGCCACCAGTTAATAGACTCGAACAGTGCATTGTTATCAGCTGTTTCGAGTTCGGGTAATCCCACTGTTGATCGCCCATTTCTCTCGTCTGCATCATCCCAGCACTCCTTTTTTCCCCCGCCAGATGAGCAAGCCCTCCCACCCACCACCACAAATGCCAATGCAGCCAGCACAGATTCCATCAAAGCCATCGCCTCCATTGCTGAGAAATATTTTGGTCCAGGTTTGATTGGTCTTCATCAGGAGAAGAAGATGGGTCCATTACCCTACCATTCCATGTTTCCCTTCCAGTTCCTGCCCAACTTTCACAACTCCCTCTATCCTTTCGGCGCTGATCGAGGTGCCCTCAATCCTAGCATGTTCTTTAAGGCGGACCCCAAGTCATCACGTGAGCAGCTGCACAAGATGGTCTCCGGTGCCACAGGAGCTCCTGCCTCCACAGCTGAGTCACCATTTGATCTCACAACAAAATCCAAGGAGACCAAGTTAGCTCCCCCCACCCCAACAAAGCCCTCAAACACCAACAGTAGTACTGGAAGTAGTAGTGGACCTTTAGCAATATCTAGCGGTGAAGAACAGCCATTGGACCTCAGCATTGGCAGCCGAAGCCGAGGTGGTCATAACGGTGTGGTGGCTGAGTCACAAAATCGAAAGAACCACATCTTTGGACTTGGAAAGATGGTTTCGGTTAAGGACGAAAGCCCAGCTGGGTTTCCACATCCTCATTCCCAGTTATTACACCAATCCTCCATCGCCCAGCACCAGCAGCCTCAGGCACAGCCACACCAGCCGCCACACCTGCACTATGCCAAGCCCTCCGCATTCTTCATGGACCCCATATACAG CagggtggagaagaggaagttACTCGACCCCGTAGGAGCTCTGAAGGAAAAGTTCCTCAGGCCCTCTCCACCACTCTTCCATCCACAG CTcccatttttctgttttctaccATCTCGTTGTCATCCTCCCACCCAGATGTCAGCCATGGAGAACAtgacagagaagctggagagcTTTGGCGCTCTTAAACTGGACGCGCCGCCCAATTCACTGCAACAGTCGGCTCATCCACTGTTCAACTTCCGCTCGCCGCCACCTTCTCTTTCAGACGCCATCCTTCGCAAAGGCAAGGAGCGTTACGCATGCAG GTACTGTGGGAAAATCTTCCCCCGTTCGGCAAACCTCACCAGACATTTGCGGACACACACAGGGGAACAGCCCTACAG GTGTAAATACTGTGACCGCTCATTCAGCATCTCATCCAACCTCCAACGCCACGTTCGCAACATCCACAACAAGGAGAAGCCCTTCAAGTGTCACCTGTGCAACCGCTGCTTTGGTCAGCAAACCAACCTCGACCGCCATCTCAAGAAGCACGAGCATGAGAACATTCCTG TGAGCCAACAGTCCGGGATGCTTTCCAACCTGGGAACCACCATCTCCTCCCCAAACTCCGAGCCAGACAATCATGCACTTTTAGATGAGAAAGAGGACTCGTACTTCTCAGAAATCCGCAACTTCATTTCCAACAGTGAGATGAACCAGGCCTCCAGCTCCACGGATAAGAG ATCAGAACAAGCTGAGGAGGATCGCCCACCCAGCCACAGTTTGTCCAACTCCAAGCTAGGGCTGCAgggtctggaggaggaggaagaggaagtggaaggcgacgatgaggaggaggaggaaggcagtCTGACAGAGAAGTCTCACGACGAGGCGCCCGAGTCCCCGTCTCCCGTCACAACAGGAGTgtacgaggaggacgaggaggaggaagagtcgGCTCCATTGGCTATGAGCTATGAACACACTCGCAG GTGTATAGAGGAGGAGGGCTCTCTCCTGGACCTGGAGGGTCTGCCCAGCTTTCCTAAGAGCCTGGAGGGGTTACGTAAAGCAGCGAGTGGCGAGCAACCCTTTGAcgttaaagacatttttaacacTTCACTAGAGTCGGAGGCATTGAAAGAGACTTTGTACAGACAGGCTAAAACCCAG GCTTATGCAATGATGCTGTCTCTCTCGGAGAACAACCCTTTGCATGGGCCCTCCCAGAACTCTCTGGACGCTTGGCTGAGCATGGGAGGTGGACCGTCTGAGACGAGCAGCTTTCACCCGCTCAACCACATctag